One stretch of Anabrus simplex isolate iqAnaSimp1 chromosome 3, ASM4041472v1, whole genome shotgun sequence DNA includes these proteins:
- the LOC136867186 gene encoding beta-1,3-galactosyltransferase 5 isoform X1 → MNASRVFRTLTKCDKSATKDEVYSRMGRKGHKRLSAFCLLVLLCLLLALWSGHFNSIEDPDQQFAWLRRSRDARLYVRPLTKTTLLEPSEQCNSNHRLLLMVTSAPSHTENRQAIRDTWGQRHPDAKHFFFLGREESETEPSADILSESHQYGDLIVEDFVDTYQNLTLKTLFMLKWVLDNCAFVPYILKTDDDMLINTRGLIRQLDHLGDGSQSLVSGMRYRNVSPYRDSSSKWYVPEWLYSQDVFPDFVSGTAYLMSRVAAKKLYDAALDTPLMPLEDVFLTGIVASQGLGMPLENLPRFRKDRPSKVGHPCLFHHLLTVHELPPTELKRIWTSLIDLKPSSCDSLFVKFLAFLYGTGKFQVLLNDPW, encoded by the exons gtttGTCTGCTTTCTGCCTGCTGGTGTTGCTATGTCTGTTGCTGGCACTTTGGTCGGGACATTTCAACAGCATTGAGGACCCTGATCAACAGTTTGCATGGTTACGTCGCAGTCGAGATGCTCGTCTATATGTTCGTCCTCTGACTAAAACCACTCTCCTTGAACCTAGCGAGCAGTGCAACTCCAACCACCGACTTCTTCTGATGGTGACCTCTGCACCAAGCCACACTGAAAATCGCCAAGCCATTAGGGACACTTGGGGCCAGAGACATCCAGATGCAAAACATTTCTTCTTTCTTGGTCGAGAAGAGAGTGAAACTGAGCCAAGT GCTGATATTTTGTCTGAATCTCATCAGTATGGGGACTTGATAGTTGAAGATTTTGTTGATACCTACCAGAACCTGACGTTAAAAACACTGTTTATGCTGAAGTGGGTTTTAGATAACTGTGCCTTTGTGCCCTACATTTTAAAAACAGATGATGATATGCTGATCAATACACGTGGACTAATACGCCAGTTAGATCACCTGGGTGATGGTTCACAATCTCTTGTGTCAGGAATGCGATATCGTAATGTATCACCATATCGTGATTCTTCTTCTAAATGGTATGTGCCAGAGTGGTTATATTCACAGGATGTATTTCCAGACTTTGTATCTGGCACGGCTTATCTGATGTCACGAGTTGCTGCAAAAAAGTTGTATGATGCAGCACTAGATACACCACTAATGCCTTTGGAAGATGTGTTTCTGACTGGTATAGTTGCCTCACAAGGGCTTGGCATGCCCTTGGAAAACTTGCCTCGTTTTCGCAAGGATCGACCGTCAAAAGTGGGACATCCATGCCTTTTCCACCATTTGCTAACTGTTCATGAACTGCCACCGACTGAACTGAAGAGGATATGGACCTCCCTTATAGACCTCAAACCTAGTAGCTGTGATTCACTATTTGTAAAATTTCTTGCTTTTTTATATGGTACTGGTAAGTTCCAAGTGTTACTGAATGATCCTTGGTGA
- the LOC136867186 gene encoding beta-1,3-galactosyltransferase 5 isoform X2, with translation MVTYWTLFVLPRARLHKLNKRFSCLSAFCLLVLLCLLLALWSGHFNSIEDPDQQFAWLRRSRDARLYVRPLTKTTLLEPSEQCNSNHRLLLMVTSAPSHTENRQAIRDTWGQRHPDAKHFFFLGREESETEPSADILSESHQYGDLIVEDFVDTYQNLTLKTLFMLKWVLDNCAFVPYILKTDDDMLINTRGLIRQLDHLGDGSQSLVSGMRYRNVSPYRDSSSKWYVPEWLYSQDVFPDFVSGTAYLMSRVAAKKLYDAALDTPLMPLEDVFLTGIVASQGLGMPLENLPRFRKDRPSKVGHPCLFHHLLTVHELPPTELKRIWTSLIDLKPSSCDSLFVKFLAFLYGTGKFQVLLNDPW, from the exons gtttGTCTGCTTTCTGCCTGCTGGTGTTGCTATGTCTGTTGCTGGCACTTTGGTCGGGACATTTCAACAGCATTGAGGACCCTGATCAACAGTTTGCATGGTTACGTCGCAGTCGAGATGCTCGTCTATATGTTCGTCCTCTGACTAAAACCACTCTCCTTGAACCTAGCGAGCAGTGCAACTCCAACCACCGACTTCTTCTGATGGTGACCTCTGCACCAAGCCACACTGAAAATCGCCAAGCCATTAGGGACACTTGGGGCCAGAGACATCCAGATGCAAAACATTTCTTCTTTCTTGGTCGAGAAGAGAGTGAAACTGAGCCAAGT GCTGATATTTTGTCTGAATCTCATCAGTATGGGGACTTGATAGTTGAAGATTTTGTTGATACCTACCAGAACCTGACGTTAAAAACACTGTTTATGCTGAAGTGGGTTTTAGATAACTGTGCCTTTGTGCCCTACATTTTAAAAACAGATGATGATATGCTGATCAATACACGTGGACTAATACGCCAGTTAGATCACCTGGGTGATGGTTCACAATCTCTTGTGTCAGGAATGCGATATCGTAATGTATCACCATATCGTGATTCTTCTTCTAAATGGTATGTGCCAGAGTGGTTATATTCACAGGATGTATTTCCAGACTTTGTATCTGGCACGGCTTATCTGATGTCACGAGTTGCTGCAAAAAAGTTGTATGATGCAGCACTAGATACACCACTAATGCCTTTGGAAGATGTGTTTCTGACTGGTATAGTTGCCTCACAAGGGCTTGGCATGCCCTTGGAAAACTTGCCTCGTTTTCGCAAGGATCGACCGTCAAAAGTGGGACATCCATGCCTTTTCCACCATTTGCTAACTGTTCATGAACTGCCACCGACTGAACTGAAGAGGATATGGACCTCCCTTATAGACCTCAAACCTAGTAGCTGTGATTCACTATTTGTAAAATTTCTTGCTTTTTTATATGGTACTGGTAAGTTCCAAGTGTTACTGAATGATCCTTGGTGA